In Alphaproteobacteria bacterium, the following proteins share a genomic window:
- a CDS encoding NrdH-redoxin: MAVGERAIHGLALADVPEFVGLEAELEVRLSPAALLARLDLILAAAERTLRQLPEAHMADLVPSRDRSWRQLGYHVFVIAEAFLAATKGAELSYESLAVTPPDEVRTGADVAAYGADVRRRLGNWSYPGGEGTVIPTYYGEQTLHQVLERTTWHAAQHVRQLESLLEGLGIEPDRALTAADLEGLPLPSEIWEG; this comes from the coding sequence GTGGCCGTCGGCGAACGCGCCATCCATGGCCTCGCGCTGGCCGATGTGCCCGAGTTCGTCGGTCTCGAAGCCGAGCTCGAGGTGCGCCTCTCGCCGGCGGCGCTGCTGGCGCGGCTCGATCTGATCCTGGCGGCGGCCGAGCGCACCCTGCGACAGCTCCCCGAGGCCCACATGGCTGACCTGGTGCCCAGCCGTGACCGCAGCTGGCGGCAACTCGGCTACCACGTCTTCGTCATCGCCGAGGCCTTTTTGGCCGCCACGAAGGGGGCCGAGCTTTCCTACGAAAGCCTGGCCGTGACGCCGCCCGATGAAGTCAGGACCGGTGCCGATGTCGCCGCCTACGGCGCCGACGTGCGCCGGCGCCTGGGTAACTGGAGCTACCCTGGCGGCGAGGGCACGGTGATCCCGACCTATTACGGCGAGCAGACCCTGCATCAGGTGCTGGAGCGCACCACCTGGCATGCGGCCCAGCACGTGCGTCAGTTGGAGAGCTTGCTCGAGGGGCTGGGGATCGAGCCGGATCGCGCGCTCACGGCCGCTGACCTCGAGGGCCTGCCGCTGCCCAGCGAGATCTGGGAAGGCTGA
- a CDS encoding amidohydrolase family protein, producing the protein MIVDCHVNIWNPEHVLPAYTEQLGRIREQAIPERADADTIIEVLDGIDRAIVFTLRYGDTTGIEGEDRVTAEAVARYPDKLVGFAYVDPRRPGYLEELEFAIQELGLKGVKYGPIYNGVALDDARMEPVYDYCLEHNLPLTLHMGTTYTRLHAADLGRPIHVEKLALSRPELKIVMAHMAHPWFEECVAVIRKQPNVYAEISAIYYRRWQFYNVMMAIQEYQAATKVFFGSDYPYSTPAEGLRMTREVLQVGGQGGMPAVSPEIVEQIIHADPFEHWWHGGFEQS; encoded by the coding sequence GTGATCGTCGATTGCCACGTCAACATCTGGAACCCGGAACACGTGCTGCCGGCCTATACCGAGCAGCTCGGCCGCATCCGCGAGCAGGCCATCCCCGAGCGGGCCGACGCCGACACCATCATCGAGGTTCTCGACGGCATCGACCGGGCCATCGTGTTCACCTTGCGCTACGGCGATACCACCGGCATCGAGGGCGAGGACCGGGTGACGGCCGAGGCGGTGGCGCGCTATCCCGACAAGCTGGTGGGTTTCGCCTACGTCGATCCACGGCGCCCGGGGTATCTCGAGGAACTTGAGTTTGCCATCCAGGAGCTCGGCCTGAAGGGCGTCAAGTACGGACCGATCTACAATGGCGTGGCGCTTGACGATGCCCGCATGGAACCGGTCTACGACTATTGCCTCGAGCACAACCTGCCGCTGACGCTGCACATGGGCACCACCTATACGCGGCTGCATGCCGCCGACCTGGGCCGGCCCATCCACGTCGAGAAACTGGCGCTGAGCCGGCCCGAGCTCAAGATCGTCATGGCCCACATGGCGCACCCCTGGTTCGAGGAATGCGTCGCCGTGATCCGCAAGCAGCCCAACGTCTACGCCGAGATCTCGGCCATCTACTATCGCCGCTGGCAGTTCTACAACGTCATGATGGCGATCCAGGAATACCAGGCCGCGACCAAGGTTTTCTTCGGCAGCGATTATCCCTACTCGACGCCGGCCGAGGGGCTCAGGATGACCCGCGAGGTGCTGCAGGTGGGCGGCCAGGGCGGTATGCCGGCGGTGTCGCCCGAGATCGTCGAGCAGATCATTCACGCCGACCCCTTCGAGCACTGGTGGCACGGCGGTTTCGAGCAGAGTTGA
- a CDS encoding RraA family protein yields MTLETPDRHEITAKLYASVLSDVLDAVGLRNQALRPFVRPLDDTLVLFGRARTGLYMNVYDAPEGENPYEVEIALVDDLKPGEVAVFGCEGPTERIAPWGELLTTAAMARGAVGCLTDGLVRDVRQIRELGFAVFHGGIGPLDSAGRGRMMTMDQPIECGGVGVATGDYVFGDVDGVVVIPQDCADEVFAKALEKVAAENATRDELLAGRTLGEVYDEYGVL; encoded by the coding sequence ATGACCCTAGAGACGCCGGACCGCCACGAGATCACGGCCAAGCTCTACGCCTCGGTGCTCAGCGACGTGCTCGATGCCGTGGGGCTCAGGAACCAGGCGCTGAGACCTTTCGTCAGGCCGCTCGACGACACCCTGGTGCTCTTCGGCCGGGCCCGCACCGGGCTTTACATGAACGTCTACGATGCGCCCGAGGGCGAAAATCCTTACGAAGTCGAGATCGCGCTGGTCGACGATCTCAAGCCCGGCGAGGTTGCCGTATTCGGCTGCGAAGGACCGACCGAACGTATCGCGCCCTGGGGCGAGCTCCTGACCACCGCGGCCATGGCCCGGGGTGCCGTGGGCTGCCTCACCGATGGTCTGGTGCGCGACGTGCGCCAGATCCGCGAGCTCGGCTTTGCTGTTTTCCACGGCGGCATCGGCCCCCTCGATTCAGCCGGCCGCGGCCGCATGATGACCATGGACCAGCCGATCGAATGCGGCGGGGTCGGGGTGGCGACGGGCGATTACGTCTTCGGCGACGTCGACGGCGTCGTGGTGATTCCCCAAGATTGCGCTGACGAGGTGTTCGCCAAAGCGCTGGAAAAGGTGGCTGCGGAAAACGCCACCCGCGACGAATTGCTGGCCGGCCGCACCCTGGGCGAGGTCTATGACGAATACGGCGTCTTGTAA
- the vapB gene encoding type II toxin-antitoxin system VapB family antitoxin yields the protein MVQSTVFTNNKSQAIRLPKAVALPDTVKRVDIIKLGQARLITPAGTSWDNFFDGPTASEDFMTDREQPDEQEREAF from the coding sequence ATGGTGCAATCAACGGTTTTTACCAACAACAAGAGCCAGGCAATTCGCCTGCCCAAGGCGGTGGCCTTGCCCGACACGGTCAAGCGAGTGGACATCATCAAGCTTGGCCAGGCCCGCCTGATCACTCCGGCGGGTACGTCGTGGGATAACTTTTTCGACGGCCCAACCGCCTCGGAGGATTTCATGACGGACCGGGAGCAGCCGGACGAGCAGGAGCGGGAGGCTTTCTAG
- the vapC gene encoding tRNA(fMet)-specific endonuclease VapC: MLRYMLDTDICIYTINNRPPHLRDTFNRHNEHLSLSAVSLAELQYGAEKSSMAERNLAVVERFATRVEVLAFDQKAATQSGQIRAELAKAGTPIGPYDVMIAGHARSEGLILVTNNVREFSRVDGLRLENWVD, translated from the coding sequence GTGTTGCGCTACATGCTCGACACAGACATCTGCATCTACACCATCAACAATCGACCGCCGCATCTTCGAGACACCTTCAACCGGCACAATGAACACTTGAGTCTCTCGGCGGTGAGTCTGGCCGAACTGCAATACGGTGCCGAGAAGTCCTCCATGGCGGAACGCAATCTCGCCGTTGTCGAAAGGTTTGCCACGCGTGTCGAGGTTCTCGCCTTCGATCAAAAGGCAGCCACCCAAAGCGGTCAGATCCGGGCCGAACTGGCAAAGGCCGGAACGCCCATCGGTCCCTATGACGTGATGATCGCCGGACATGCCCGCAGCGAGGGGCTCATCTTGGTGACCAACAACGTCCGCGAATTCTCCCGGGTTGACGGGTTGCGTCTGGAAAACTGGGTGGACTGA
- a CDS encoding isochorismatase family cysteine hydrolase produces the protein MIEPKARLESPALLIVDMQNDFVREGAPLEVPDARATIAAHQALIAAFRERARPVIYTKFLATPYPSLLWNWSPQCRPETKCCWKGHKRTYQDSSHALECSDIIAEIYPQPGDPIVEKYGYGAFHGTALADMLHALGVGSLALTGTVTQICVEESGREAFHHGFMTTMVTDAVSSFAPDLQAATLKNFAAKFGWVADHEALVAAL, from the coding sequence ATGATTGAGCCCAAGGCGCGCCTGGAAAGCCCGGCGTTGTTGATCGTCGACATGCAGAACGATTTCGTGCGTGAGGGCGCGCCGCTGGAGGTACCTGATGCGCGGGCCACCATCGCCGCCCACCAGGCCCTGATCGCCGCCTTTCGCGAGCGCGCCCGGCCGGTCATCTATACCAAGTTCCTGGCCACGCCCTACCCCTCGCTTTTGTGGAACTGGTCGCCTCAATGCCGGCCCGAGACCAAATGCTGCTGGAAGGGGCATAAGCGCACCTATCAGGACAGCAGCCATGCGCTGGAGTGCAGCGACATCATTGCCGAGATCTACCCCCAACCCGGCGACCCCATCGTCGAGAAATACGGCTATGGCGCCTTTCACGGCACGGCGCTCGCCGACATGCTGCACGCGCTGGGCGTGGGCTCGCTGGCGCTGACCGGAACGGTAACGCAGATCTGCGTCGAGGAAAGCGGCCGCGAGGCCTTCCACCACGGTTTCATGACCACCATGGTGACTGATGCGGTGTCGTCGTTCGCGCCTGATCTGCAGGCCGCAACACTGAAGAATTTCGCCGCTAAATTCGGCTGGGTGGCCGATCACGAGGCCCTTGTCGCGGCTCTCTAA
- a CDS encoding YceI family protein — MKTLLLAAFALLLISAPGLAATPCRVDQANSSVRFTAWQIFGLPLSGRFKTFEAKLFLDGEHPERSTAVAAVDTRSVDTGNPESDEFIESEPMLDSANHPTAVLASSVFDPGGGGEIVVKGELTLKSVRRPLIIPFRYSLTEAADGRQHVSADGEFELQRKEFNVGTGVWSNSFLFHDNIAIAVHLEMICG, encoded by the coding sequence ATGAAGACCCTATTGCTGGCAGCGTTCGCGCTGCTGCTGATCTCGGCCCCCGGCCTGGCGGCCACACCATGCCGCGTCGACCAAGCCAACAGCTCGGTCCGCTTCACCGCCTGGCAGATCTTCGGCTTGCCGCTCAGCGGCCGCTTCAAGACCTTCGAGGCCAAGCTTTTTCTCGATGGCGAACATCCCGAGCGCAGCACCGCCGTGGCCGCCGTCGACACCCGCAGCGTCGACACCGGCAATCCCGAGTCCGACGAATTCATCGAAAGCGAGCCCATGCTCGACAGCGCCAACCACCCCACCGCCGTGCTGGCCTCCTCGGTTTTCGACCCGGGTGGTGGCGGCGAAATTGTCGTCAAGGGGGAGTTGACGCTGAAATCCGTGCGCCGGCCGCTGATCATTCCCTTCCGCTATAGCCTGACCGAAGCCGCCGACGGCCGCCAGCACGTCAGCGCCGACGGCGAATTCGAGCTGCAACGAAAGGAATTCAACGTCGGCACCGGGGTCTGGTCGAACAGCTTCCTGTTCCACGACAACATCGCCATCGCGGTGCACCTGGAGATGATCTGCGGCTAG
- a CDS encoding cytochrome b, translated as MPSEGPIHGAIWRDGGARYGRISRLGHWLTLGLLVLSVPPAIVAAGLPASPERLILLTVHRSLGVAIMMVVLLRLPWRLYSGWPQSPEPPAGPSPWLARAARLNHLALYALLIAAIAGGWAYTSASAFAVGLFGFFLLPPLLAPDKELAEILRQVHQVTVYALLALIALHTVAALFRQLVLKDGGLRRMLGG; from the coding sequence ATGCCCAGTGAAGGGCCAATCCACGGCGCGATCTGGCGTGACGGCGGCGCGCGCTATGGCCGGATCTCGCGGCTTGGGCACTGGCTGACGCTCGGGCTGCTGGTGCTGTCGGTGCCGCCGGCCATCGTCGCCGCCGGCCTGCCGGCCTCGCCCGAGCGCCTGATCCTGTTGACCGTGCACCGCTCGCTCGGCGTCGCCATCATGATGGTCGTGCTGCTGCGCCTGCCCTGGCGGCTCTACAGCGGCTGGCCACAGAGCCCAGAGCCGCCAGCCGGGCCGAGCCCCTGGCTGGCGCGGGCGGCACGCCTCAATCACCTGGCTCTCTATGCGCTCCTGATCGCCGCCATCGCCGGTGGCTGGGCCTATACCTCGGCCTCGGCCTTTGCCGTCGGGCTGTTTGGATTTTTCCTGCTGCCGCCACTGCTGGCCCCAGACAAGGAACTGGCGGAGATCCTGCGCCAAGTCCACCAAGTCACGGTCTATGCCCTGCTGGCGCTGATCGCGCTGCACACCGTGGCGGCGCTTTTTCGTCAACTTGTGCTGAAGGACGGCGGGCTTCGGCGTATGCTGGGCGGATGA
- a CDS encoding DNA-3-methyladenine glycosylase I, translating to MAGLEGRCSWPGDDALYVAYHDEEWGVPERDDRALFEKLLLDGFQAGLSWLTILRKRDNFRRAFAGFEPQKMARFGPNKIESLMQDKGIVRNRLKVESAVRSARAYLEIREAGQSFEDFIWQFTEGRTIANRFREMADIPSETAESRAMSKALKAAGFNFCGPTICYAFMQATGIVNDHVVDCFRHDQV from the coding sequence ATGGCCGGCCTCGAGGGCCGCTGTTCCTGGCCGGGCGATGATGCCCTCTACGTCGCCTACCACGACGAGGAATGGGGCGTGCCCGAACGCGACGACCGGGCGCTTTTCGAGAAACTGCTGCTGGACGGCTTCCAGGCCGGGCTCTCGTGGCTCACCATCCTGCGCAAGCGCGACAACTTCCGCCGCGCCTTCGCCGGCTTCGAGCCCCAAAAGATGGCCCGCTTCGGCCCCAATAAAATCGAATCCCTGATGCAGGACAAGGGCATCGTGCGCAACCGCCTGAAGGTCGAATCGGCGGTGCGCAGCGCCCGGGCATACCTTGAGATCCGCGAGGCCGGTCAGAGCTTCGAAGACTTCATCTGGCAGTTCACCGAGGGCCGCACCATTGCCAACCGGTTTCGTGAGATGGCCGATATTCCCAGCGAAACGGCCGAGTCACGGGCTATGTCCAAGGCCCTCAAGGCCGCCGGCTTCAATTTCTGCGGCCCCACCATCTGCTACGCCTTCATGCAGGCCACGGGCATCGTCAACGACCACGTTGTCGACTGTTTCCGCCACGATCAGGTGTGA
- a CDS encoding VOC family protein, whose protein sequence is MLDHVSIGVGDFAASAAFYDAVLEPFGYRRMVEFGPAIGYGSKFPGFWIGDAGDQATASPGLHIALLAPDRAAVDAFHAAALAHGGTDDGAPGLRPQYHEHYYAAFVLDPTSHKIEAVHHKPA, encoded by the coding sequence ATGCTCGATCACGTTTCCATCGGAGTCGGCGATTTCGCCGCCTCGGCCGCCTTCTACGACGCCGTGCTGGAGCCCTTCGGCTACCGGCGCATGGTGGAGTTCGGCCCGGCCATCGGCTACGGCAGCAAGTTTCCCGGCTTCTGGATCGGCGACGCCGGCGACCAGGCCACGGCCAGTCCCGGCCTGCACATCGCGCTCCTGGCCCCCGACCGGGCGGCTGTCGACGCCTTTCACGCCGCTGCGCTCGCCCACGGCGGCACGGACGACGGCGCACCGGGGTTGAGGCCGCAATACCACGAACACTACTACGCCGCCTTCGTCCTCGACCCCACGAGCCACAAGATCGAGGCGGTCCACCACAAGCCGGCCTGA